One stretch of Patagioenas fasciata isolate bPatFas1 chromosome 9, bPatFas1.hap1, whole genome shotgun sequence DNA includes these proteins:
- the LOC136105398 gene encoding G-protein coupled receptor 35-like isoform X1: protein MPHCSWSGGTFTLSKDRTVPLNVLKMNFSSCSITAHESFPLVQLCIYIPVLLLGILLNTLALWVFCCKLGKWTETRVYMVNLAVADCLLLFTLPFKTLSHFHQLKVGRWCLALEGGYFTNRLMSIGIITVVAADRYLAIKYPLKAKVLRSPLKAAFTSGLLWIAIICVISLIKKLEDREQDELCFEKSSVKPSVITLCGIIVGFFIPLIIVCYCSIQVIAELMRKKNENCHKEKLVRKAVYIVSANMAVFIICFLPLYLGHLLRFIMDSTSFDCSAIQSINNFVHLASVLANTNCCLDAVCYYFVNKEFKEASPKLAKSKSEATEEAEIQLPCITH from the exons ATGCCGCACTGCAGCTGGTCTGGAGGAACATTCACACTCTCCAAGGACA GAACTGTGCCTCTTAATGTCCTCAAAATGAacttcagcagctgcagcatcACAGCCCACGAAAGCTTTCCACTTGTCCAGCTGTGTATTTACATCCCGGTTTTGCTTTTGGGCATTTTGCTGAACACTTTGGCGCTGTGGGTGTTCTGCTGCAAACTCGGCAAATGGACAGAAACCAGAGTATACATGGTCAACTTGGCTGTGGCTGACTGCTTGCTGCTCTTTACTTTGCCTTTTAAAACTTTATCCCATTTCCATCAGCTGAAGGTAGGTAGATGGTGCCTGGCTCTGGAGGGTGGCTATTTCACAAACCGCTTAATGAGCATTGGGATCATCACTGTCGTAGCAGCCGACAGGTATCTTGCAATCAAGTACCCTCTGAAAGCCAAGGTGCTGCGATCGCCACTGAAGGCAGCTTTTACCTCTGGATTACTTTGGATAGCCATCATCTGCGTGATATCTCTCATTAAAAAGCTAGAGGACCGAGAACAAGATGAACTGTGCTTTGAAAAATCTTCCGTTAAACCCTCAGTGATCACACTGTGTGGTATTATTGTTGGGTTTTTCATACCACTGATCATTGTGTGTTATTGTTCCATACAAGTCATTGCAGAACtcatgagaaagaaaaatgaaaactgccACAAGGAAAAGTTAGTCAGGAAGGCTGTCTACATCGTGTCTGCAAACATGGCTGTGTTCATCATATGCTTTTTGCCTCTTTACCTCGGACATCTCCTTCGCTTCATAATGGACTCCACCAGTTTCGACTGCTCTGCAATACAGAGCATTAACAATTTTGTTCACCTTGCCTCGGTCCTTGCAAACACAAACTGCTGCCTGGATGCTGTTTGTTATTACTTCGTCAACAAGGAATTTAAGGAAGCATCTCCCAAGCTAGCAAAGTCTAAATCTGAAGCCACTGAAGAAGCTGAAATTCAGCTCCCATGCATAACACATTAG
- the LOC136105398 gene encoding G-protein coupled receptor 35-like isoform X2, which yields MNFSSCSITAHESFPLVQLCIYIPVLLLGILLNTLALWVFCCKLGKWTETRVYMVNLAVADCLLLFTLPFKTLSHFHQLKVGRWCLALEGGYFTNRLMSIGIITVVAADRYLAIKYPLKAKVLRSPLKAAFTSGLLWIAIICVISLIKKLEDREQDELCFEKSSVKPSVITLCGIIVGFFIPLIIVCYCSIQVIAELMRKKNENCHKEKLVRKAVYIVSANMAVFIICFLPLYLGHLLRFIMDSTSFDCSAIQSINNFVHLASVLANTNCCLDAVCYYFVNKEFKEASPKLAKSKSEATEEAEIQLPCITH from the coding sequence ATGAacttcagcagctgcagcatcACAGCCCACGAAAGCTTTCCACTTGTCCAGCTGTGTATTTACATCCCGGTTTTGCTTTTGGGCATTTTGCTGAACACTTTGGCGCTGTGGGTGTTCTGCTGCAAACTCGGCAAATGGACAGAAACCAGAGTATACATGGTCAACTTGGCTGTGGCTGACTGCTTGCTGCTCTTTACTTTGCCTTTTAAAACTTTATCCCATTTCCATCAGCTGAAGGTAGGTAGATGGTGCCTGGCTCTGGAGGGTGGCTATTTCACAAACCGCTTAATGAGCATTGGGATCATCACTGTCGTAGCAGCCGACAGGTATCTTGCAATCAAGTACCCTCTGAAAGCCAAGGTGCTGCGATCGCCACTGAAGGCAGCTTTTACCTCTGGATTACTTTGGATAGCCATCATCTGCGTGATATCTCTCATTAAAAAGCTAGAGGACCGAGAACAAGATGAACTGTGCTTTGAAAAATCTTCCGTTAAACCCTCAGTGATCACACTGTGTGGTATTATTGTTGGGTTTTTCATACCACTGATCATTGTGTGTTATTGTTCCATACAAGTCATTGCAGAACtcatgagaaagaaaaatgaaaactgccACAAGGAAAAGTTAGTCAGGAAGGCTGTCTACATCGTGTCTGCAAACATGGCTGTGTTCATCATATGCTTTTTGCCTCTTTACCTCGGACATCTCCTTCGCTTCATAATGGACTCCACCAGTTTCGACTGCTCTGCAATACAGAGCATTAACAATTTTGTTCACCTTGCCTCGGTCCTTGCAAACACAAACTGCTGCCTGGATGCTGTTTGTTATTACTTCGTCAACAAGGAATTTAAGGAAGCATCTCCCAAGCTAGCAAAGTCTAAATCTGAAGCCACTGAAGAAGCTGAAATTCAGCTCCCATGCATAACACATTAG